A single region of the Lathamus discolor isolate bLatDis1 chromosome 13, bLatDis1.hap1, whole genome shotgun sequence genome encodes:
- the TOB1 gene encoding protein Tob1, with protein sequence MQLEIQVALNFIISYLYNKLPRRRVNIFGEELERLLKKKYEGHWYPEKPYKGSGFRCIHIGEKVDPVIEQASKESGLDIDDVRGNLPQDLSVWIDPFEVSYQIGEKGPVKVLYVDDNENGCELDKEIKNSFNPEAQVFMPISDPASSVSSSPSPPFGHSAAVSPTFMPRSTQPLTFTTATFAATKFGSTKMKNSGRGNKVARTSPTNLGLNVNDLLKQKALSSSMHSLYGLGLGSQQQQQQQQQKTSALSPNAKEFIFPNMQGQGSTGSIFPGDSPLNLSPLQYSNAFDMFAAYGGLNEKSFVDGLNFSLNNMQYSNQQFQPVMAN encoded by the coding sequence ATGCAGCTTGAAATCCAAGTAGCACtcaattttattatttcatatttgtaCAATAAGCTTCCCAGACGACGTGTCAACATTTTTGGTGAAGAGCTTGAAAGACTTCTTAAGAAGAAGTATGAAGGGCACTGGTATCCAGAAAAGCCATACAAAGGATCAGGGTTTAGATGTATACATATAGGGGAAAAAGTGGACCCAGTCATAGAACAAGCATCCAAAGAGAGTGGTTTGGACATTGATGATGTTCGTGGCAACTTGCCTCAGGATCTTAGTGTTTGGATTGACCCGTTTGAGGTTTCATACCAAATCGGTGAAAAGGGACCAGTGAAAGTGCTTTATGTGGATGATAATGAAAATGGATGTGAGTTGGATAAGGAAATCAAGAACAGCTTTAACCCAGAGGCCCAGGTGTTCATGCCAATTAGTGACCCAGCATCTTCAGTGTCTagttctccttctcctccctttgGCCACTCTGCTGCTGTGAGCCCAACTTTCATGCCCCGCTCCACTCAGCCTTTAACCTTCACCACTGCCACATTTGCTGCCACCAAGTTTGGCTCGACCAAAATGAAGAATAGCGGCCGTGGCAACAAGGTCGCCCGCACCTCTCCCACCAACCTTGGCTTGAATGTCAATGACCTGTTGAAGCAGAAAGCCCTTTCCTCCTCCATGCACTCTCTCTACGGGCTTGGCTTAggcagtcagcagcagcagcaacagcaacagcagaagaCTTCTGCCCTTTCTCCTAACGCAAAGGAGTTCATTTTCCCCAACATGCAGGGTCAAGGTAGTACCGGTAGCATCTTTCCTGGTGACAGCCCCCTTAACCTCAGTCCTCTTCAGTACAGTAATGCCTTTGATATGTTTGCAGCCTATGGAGGTCTAAATGAGAAGTCTTTTGTGGATGGCTTGAATTTTAGTTTAAACAACATGCAGTATTCTAACCAGCAATTCCAGCCAGTTATGGCTAACTAA